A single Paracholeplasma manati DNA region contains:
- a CDS encoding phytoene desaturase family protein, which yields MKKIAIIGAGPGGLAAGMVLSKKGYELHIFEKDNQVGGRSKRLSLGDYHFDVGPTFLMYLEILEEVFQSAGYDLHKELDIIRLEELYTLMFNDVTFHMSKDPNENASMYDKYQPGMGKSYLNWLKAQEKKLNAISSILKKPFPNYFHFLRPDVLRALPYLHPFQSVFTHLSTFNKNHNFIHSLSFQAKYLGMASYQAPSIFTILPYLEHALGLYHVKGGLNQINHKMAELIEKNGGHIHLNSPVEEIIVDKGAAKGLRVNGEAILFDDIIINADFAYAMNHLIKPEHLKKYTPEKIEKKRFSVSTFMLYIGLDTTYDFPHHEIIFSKDYEAYLKGLTGNQFTDDFSVYVHNPGLNDDSYAPKGHTSLFVLVPVPNLSAEQDWSVYKEILKEQTIDLIESKHGIDLRNHIQVMKMIDPNGWANDYNVYRGAVFNLAHNLPQMLNRRPQNQFEDISHLYLVGGGTHPGSGLPTIYQSALILKKYL from the coding sequence ATGAAAAAAATAGCGATTATTGGGGCTGGACCTGGGGGTTTAGCCGCGGGGATGGTCTTATCTAAAAAAGGCTATGAACTCCACATATTTGAAAAAGACAACCAAGTGGGTGGTCGTTCAAAACGACTCTCTTTAGGGGATTATCATTTTGATGTGGGTCCAACCTTCTTGATGTATCTAGAAATCTTAGAAGAAGTCTTTCAATCGGCTGGGTATGACTTACACAAAGAATTAGACATCATCCGTTTAGAAGAGTTATATACATTGATGTTCAATGACGTTACGTTTCACATGTCGAAAGACCCCAATGAGAATGCGAGTATGTATGATAAATACCAACCTGGCATGGGGAAAAGCTATCTAAACTGGTTGAAGGCACAAGAAAAGAAGTTAAATGCCATATCATCCATTTTAAAAAAACCCTTCCCGAATTACTTTCATTTTCTGAGACCAGATGTATTGAGAGCTTTACCTTATTTACACCCATTTCAATCGGTGTTTACACATTTATCCACCTTCAATAAAAACCATAATTTCATCCATTCGTTATCGTTCCAAGCGAAGTACTTGGGTATGGCATCCTATCAAGCCCCATCCATTTTTACGATATTGCCTTACTTAGAACACGCATTGGGTTTATATCATGTTAAAGGGGGTCTCAATCAAATCAACCATAAAATGGCTGAATTGATTGAAAAGAATGGCGGGCACATCCACTTAAATAGCCCAGTAGAAGAAATCATTGTGGATAAAGGGGCTGCGAAAGGGTTAAGAGTCAACGGCGAAGCCATCCTCTTTGATGACATCATCATCAATGCGGATTTTGCGTACGCGATGAATCATTTAATCAAACCAGAACACTTGAAGAAATATACCCCAGAAAAGATTGAAAAGAAGAGATTCAGTGTATCGACATTTATGTTATACATCGGTTTAGATACCACCTATGATTTTCCACACCATGAAATCATTTTCTCAAAAGATTATGAAGCCTATTTAAAAGGATTGACAGGTAATCAATTCACAGATGATTTCAGTGTGTATGTCCATAATCCAGGACTAAATGATGATTCATACGCCCCTAAAGGTCATACAAGTCTATTTGTTTTGGTACCTGTACCGAACTTATCGGCTGAACAAGATTGGTCTGTATACAAAGAAATCCTGAAAGAACAAACCATCGACTTAATCGAATCGAAACATGGTATCGACCTTAGAAATCATATCCAAGTAATGAAAATGATTGATCCAAACGGTTGGGCCAATGATTATAATGTCTATCGTGGGGCAGTATTTAATTTGGCACATAACCTGCCTCAAATGTTGAATCGAAGACCTCAAAATCAATTTGAGGATATCTCTCATTTATACTTAGTTGGTGGCGGTACACACCCAGGCAGTGGGTTACCAACGATTTATCAGTCAGCTCTGATACTAAAAAAATACTTATAA
- a CDS encoding AarF/UbiB family protein translates to MRWIMFIRLFKQIFSKKKLPDLDFIQNQGLLAVKIAQTFALRIDFLNEATCTHLAKLYTRTTPIQGEDFKVLLKQYTNEDWLKQFKTIEETPIGSASVGQVHRATLFNGDEVVIKFIKKDFKKKFEKDVRSLRRFIKFIIFFYPKLAKVADPVGILEHIEEYTLAELDLRNEISHGEVLKGIYEANKDKFDLSRLKFPKIYKDLSNEHVLVSEFIEGKTVDDLLEEKSMPFEDILEIFHIHGFYIFIVGTFHGDLHPGNLIKKGNDFYFIDTGAISEVGKKIQMGLFEFMEKLAYYDFPGCALALNHMASKEIHGKTYDAYYVKLLDLYKDFEGKSVSDVSLTRKMMETIKLGVNSGMVFEKGMFPIIKSMMYLDGMVLKGAPDTVLMMEMRRFLEEFHKANEAINA, encoded by the coding sequence ATGCGTTGGATCATGTTTATCCGATTATTCAAACAAATATTTTCAAAAAAGAAACTACCGGACTTAGACTTCATTCAAAATCAAGGTCTTTTGGCTGTGAAGATTGCCCAAACCTTCGCACTTCGAATTGACTTCTTAAATGAAGCGACCTGCACCCATCTAGCGAAACTTTATACTCGAACCACCCCAATTCAAGGGGAGGATTTTAAGGTTTTACTCAAACAATATACCAATGAAGATTGGCTCAAACAGTTCAAAACAATTGAAGAAACCCCGATTGGTAGTGCCTCGGTTGGACAAGTCCACCGTGCTACCTTATTTAATGGTGATGAAGTGGTCATCAAATTCATCAAAAAAGACTTCAAGAAAAAATTTGAAAAAGATGTCCGTTCACTCAGACGATTCATCAAGTTCATCATTTTCTTCTATCCTAAATTGGCTAAAGTGGCAGACCCAGTAGGCATTTTAGAGCACATTGAAGAATACACCTTAGCCGAGTTAGACTTAAGAAACGAAATCAGCCATGGTGAAGTGCTCAAAGGCATTTATGAAGCGAACAAAGACAAGTTTGATTTATCTCGTTTAAAATTTCCTAAAATTTATAAAGACTTATCGAATGAACATGTGTTGGTTTCTGAGTTTATTGAAGGGAAAACCGTCGATGATCTATTAGAAGAAAAATCGATGCCTTTTGAAGACATCTTAGAAATATTCCATATTCATGGGTTCTATATTTTCATTGTAGGTACTTTCCATGGGGATTTACATCCAGGCAATCTCATCAAAAAAGGCAATGATTTCTATTTCATCGATACTGGCGCGATTTCAGAAGTTGGTAAAAAGATCCAAATGGGCTTATTTGAGTTCATGGAAAAACTCGCTTATTATGACTTCCCAGGTTGTGCACTGGCTTTAAACCATATGGCTTCTAAAGAAATCCATGGAAAAACTTATGATGCTTATTACGTAAAACTATTGGATTTATACAAAGACTTTGAAGGCAAGTCGGTATCTGATGTTTCCTTGACCAGAAAAATGATGGAAACCATCAAGCTTGGGGTCAATTCAGGCATGGTCTTTGAAAAAGGGATGTTCCCAATCATCAAGAGTATGATGTATTTGGATGGCATGGTATTAAAAGGTGCACCAGATACGGTACTCATGATGGAAATGAGACGTTTCTTAGAAGAATTTCACAAAGCAAATGAGGCGATCAACGCATGA